In Cucurbita pepo subsp. pepo cultivar mu-cu-16 chromosome LG04, ASM280686v2, whole genome shotgun sequence, the following are encoded in one genomic region:
- the LOC111792651 gene encoding DNA damage-repair/toleration protein DRT102 — protein MSIPPLKIIAGADSFGCSLKDTLLSHLRSLNIPVEDLGVSSYYSIAAEVGRRVSAAATTPNSQSPEIRGLLACGTGVGVSIFANKFPAVTAATCLTKDDALNSRSINNSNVLSLSGIATSPDSAVEILNTWLQTPFKAPCPASQFNPWPTEIQSFLDNSLTEIPKIGAVGAVTDTCSICCLVKNRELNPFEMIPGGSMKILRETPTSAVVRFEAGSMEPAHHHTFGHDLVVMKGKKSVWNLSKKERFDLGVGDYLFTPAGDVHRVKYYEDTEFFIKWDGHWDMFFDEDLEAAKNAIDEELEKVSSLCN, from the coding sequence ATGTCGATTCCTCCCCTCAAAATCATCGCCGGCGCCGACTCTTTCGGCTGCTCCCTCAAAGACACCCTCCTCTCCCACCTCCGCTCCCTCAACATCCCCGTCGAAGACCTCGGCGTTTCCTCCTATTACTCCATTGCTGCCGAGGTTGGCCGCCGCgtctccgccgccgccaccacaCCCAATTCTCAATCCCCCGAAATCCGCGGCCTCCTCGCCTGCGGCACCGGTGTCGGCGTCTCCATCTTCGCCAACAAATTCCCCGCCGTCACCGCCGCCACCTGCCTAACCAAAGACGATGCCCTCAACTCCCGCTCAATCAACAACTCCAACGTCCTCTCCCTCTCCGGCATCGCCACTTCCCCTGACTCCGCCGTCGAAATCCTCAACACCTGGCTCCAAACCCCCTTCAAAGCCCCTTGCCCTGCCTCTCAATTCAACCCCTGGCCGACCGAAATTCAGTCCTTTTTGGACAATTCCCTCACCGAGATTCCCAAAATCGGGGCCGTTGGGGCCGTTACAGACACTTGCTCCATCTGCTGCCTAGTGAAGAACAGAGAGCTGAACCCGTTCGAGATGATCCCGGGCGGTTCGATGAAGATTCTGAGGGAGACGCCGACATCGGCCGTGGTTCGGTTCGAGGCGGGAAGCATGGAGCCGGCGCACCACCACACATTTGGGCATGATCTGGTGGTgatgaaagggaagaagagCGTTTGGAATTTGAGTAAAAAGGAGAGATTTGATTTGGGTGTTGGGGATTATCTGTTTACTCCAGCTGGAGATGTTCATAGGGTTAAATACTATGAGGATACAGAGTTTTTCATCAAGTGGGATGGCCATTGGGATATGTTCTTTGATGAGGATCTTGAGGCTGCTAAGAACGCCATTGATGAGGAGCTGGAGAAGGTCTCTTCTTTGTGTAACTGA
- the LOC111792647 gene encoding zeta-carotene desaturase, chloroplastic/chromoplastic — MASGVLFPSVFFTRKHSNNRGFGLPARNSVVGRRFLVRSSLDTDVSDMSVNAPKGLFPPEPERYRGPKLKVAIIGAGLAGMSTAVELLDQGHEVDIYESRTFIGGKVGSFVDKRGNHIEMGLHVFFGCYNNLFRLMKKVGAEKNLLVKDHTHTFVNKGGEIGELDFRFPVGAPIHGIRAFLATNQLKTYDKARNAVALALSPVVKALVDPDAAMKDIRNLDSISFSEWFMSKGGTRASIQRMWDPVAYALGFIDCDNISARCMLTIFSLFATKTEASLLRMLKGSPDVFLSGPIRKYITDRGGRFHLRWGCREVLYDKFADGETYISGLAMSKATNKKIVKADAYVAACDVPGIKRLIPSQWREWEFFDNIYELIGVPVVTVQLRYNGWVTEMQDLERSRQSRQAVGLDNLLYTPDADFSCFADLALTSPEDYYIEGQGSLLQCVLTPGDPYMPLLNDEIIARVTKQVLALFPSAQGLEVTWSSVVKIGQSLYREAPGKDPFRPDQKTPIKNFFLAGSYTKQDYIDSMEGATLSGRQASAYICEAGEELMMLREKIDAFDSETAKLSDELSLV; from the exons ATGGCCTCTGgggttctttttccttctgttTTCTTCACAAGAAAGCATAGCAACAACCGCGGTTTTGGACTTCCTGCTCGTAATTCCGTGGTGGGTCGAAGATTCTTGGTTCGATCCTCCTTGGATACAGATGTTTCAGATATGAGTGTTAATG CTCCCAAAGGGTTGTTTCCCCCTGAACCTGAACGTTATCGAGGACCCAAATTGAAAGTTGCTATTATTGGAGCTGGGCTTGCAGGGATGTCGACGGCTGTTGAGCTTTTGGATCAAGGCCATGAG GTTGATATATATGAATCAAGAACCTTCATCGGTGGGAAGGTCGGTTCGTTTGTGGATAAACGTGGAAATCATATTGAAATGGGGCTACATGTATTCTTTGGATGTTACAACAATCTTTTTCGTTTAATGAAAAAG GTTGGCGCAGAGAAGAACCTACTTGTGAAGGATCATACTCATACTTTTGTAAACAAGGGAGGCGAAATTGGAG AACTTGATTTCCGCTTTCCTGTTGGAGCTCCCATACATGGAATTCGAGCTTTCTTGGCCACGAATCAGCTTAAG ACGTACGATAAAGCAAGAAATGCTGTGGCGCTTGCCTTAAGTCCAGTCGTCAAGGCTCTTGTTGATCCAGATGCTGCAATGAAGGATATTCGAAATTTGGATAGT ATAAGCTTTTCCGAGTGGTTCATGTCTAAAGGTGGCACACGTGCGAGTATCCAGAGAATGTGGGATCCAGTTGCTTATGCTCTCGGCTTTATCGATTGTGACAACATCAGTGCCCGTTGTATGCTCACTATTTTCTCGTTGTTCGCTACTAAGACTGAGGCTTCTCTATTACGCATGCTAAAAGGTTCTCCAGACGTTTTCTTAAGTGGTCCCATACGAAAGTATATCACGGACAGAGGGGGCAG ATTCCATCTAAGGTGGGGATGTAGGGAGGTACTTTATGACAAATTTGCAGATGGAGAAACTTATATATCAGGACTGGCAATGTCTAAG GccacaaataagaaaattgtGAAAGCTGATGCTTATGTTGCAG CATGTGATGTCCCTGGAATCAAAAGATTGATCCCATCTCAATGGAGGGAATGGGAGTTCTTTGATAATATTTACGAGCTGATCGGAGTTCCTGTTGTCACCGTCCAACTTAGATACAACGGATGGGTTACAGAGATGCAAGATCTAGAACGTTCGAG GCAGTCCAGGCAAGCTGTGGGGTTGGATAATCTCCTTTACACTCCAGATGCAGATTTCTCATGCTTTGCAGATTTAGCGCTAACCTCTCCAGAGGATTACTACATTGAGGGACAGGGATCATTGCTTCA ATGTGTCCTGACGCCTGGGGATCCTTACATGCCATTGCTAAATGATGAGATTATAGCAAGAGTGACAAAACAG GTCTTGGCTTTATTCCCATCCGCACAAGGTCTAGAAGTTACATGGTCATCAGTTGTGAAGATCGGACAGTCTCTATACAGAGAGGCACCCGGCAAAGATCCATTTCGACCAGATCAGAAGACACCCATTAAAAACTTCTTCCTCGCCGGATCATACACAAAACAG GATTACATAGATAGCATGGAAGGAGCAACTCTGTCAGGGAGGCAAGCCTCTGCATATATATGTGAAGCTGGTGAGGAATTGATGATGCTAAGAGAGAAGATTGATGCCTTTGATTCTGAAACTGCCAAATTAAGTGATGAACTAAGTCTAGTTTAG
- the LOC111792654 gene encoding DNA-directed RNA polymerase II subunit RPB7-like, translated as MFFHIVLERNTQLHPRHFGRGLRDSLVTKLMKEVEGTCSGRHGFVVAITGIEKVGKGLIRDGTGFVTFPVKYQCVVFRPFKGEILEAFVSMVNKMGFFAEAGPIQIFVSNHLIPDDMEFQSGDIPNYTTSDGSVKIQKDSEVRLKIIGTRVDATEIFCVGTIKDDFMGVINDPSAA; from the exons ATGTTCTTCCACATTGTGTTGGAGAGGAACACGCAGCTGCATCCACGGCACTTCGGGCGTGGGCTCCGCGACAGCCTCGTAACCAAGCTCATGAAAGAGGTGGAGGGCACTTGCAG CGGACGGCATGGTTTTGTAGTGGCGATTACGGGCATCGAGAAAGTGGGGAAAGGGTTGATTCGTGATGGCACGGGCTTTGTGACCTTTCCTGTTAAGTATCAATGTGTTGTGTTTCGACCTTTCAAGGGCGAAATCTTGGAAGCTTTTGTTTCTATGGTAAATAAG ATGGGTTTCTTTGCTGAAGCTGGACCCATTcagatttttgtttctaatcaT TTGATACCAGATGATATGGAATTTCAGTCTGGAGATATCCCAAACTATACCACTTCAGATGGATCA GTTAAGATCCAGAAGGACAGCGAAGTTCGATTAAAGATAATCGGGACTCGAGTAGATGCTACTGAAATT TTTTGTGTTGGAACCATCAAAGATGATTTCATGGGTGTCATAAATGATCCTTCGGCGGCCTAG
- the LOC111792648 gene encoding SNF1-related protein kinase catalytic subunit alpha KIN10-like, which translates to MEDRRRRRDVFLGNYKLGRTIGDGSTGKVRVAEHMLTGHKVAIKILNRNKIAEMGLEDKVRRELQIMKLFMHPHIVQLYEVIETPTATCVVMEYVKFGELFYYIAENDRLKEDEARRLFQQVISGVEYCHRNMIVHRDLKAENVLLDTNLNVKIADFGFSNVMYDGHFLKTSCGSPNYAAPEVISGKLYAGPEVDIWSCGVILYALLCGYLPFESENIALLYQKIKNGVYRIPNFISPAARNLISRILVVDPLRRITIPQIRQHPWFQAHLPRYLAVKPTAIIQQFEKIDEDVLQRVVLMGFDRNTLVQSIQNRTPNEGTVSYYLLLGDRFPISDGYLSAEAQESMEPNHTRPVAATLPSFERMNDEVVGITPQIPADGKWALGLQAKANPRDIMIKVLKVLQELNVCWKKIGDYSMKCKLTTDTPTHHQPLPANFAFNEHSILLELNNVTILQNVVKFELQLYKMPEEKYVVDLQKIQGPEFLFLNLCATFISQLGVD; encoded by the exons ATGGaagatagaagaagaagaagggatgTGTTTCTGGGGAATTACAAGCTTGGAAGAACCATCGGAGATGGTTCAACCGGAAAAGTTCGAGTTGCAGAACATATGTTAACAGGACATAAAGTTGCGATTAAGATCCTCAATCGCAACAAGATTGCAGAGATGGGTTTAGAAGATAAAG TAAGAAGAGAGCTACAAATAATGAAGTTGTTTATGCATCCTCACATAGTACAACTCTATGAGGTTATAGAGACACCAACTGCTACCTGTGTAGTGATGGAGTATGTCAAGTTTGGagaacttttttattatattgcGGAGAATGACAGGTTGAAGGAAGATGAAGCTCGTAGACTCTTCCAACAG GTAATATCAGGAGTTGAGTACTGCCACAGAAACATGATAGTCCACAGGGATCTTAAGGCTGAGAATGTGCTTTTGGATACCAATTTGAATGTAAAGATAGCAGATTTTGGTTTTAGCAATGTGATGTATGATGGCCATTTCCTCAAGACAAGCTGTGGGAGTCCTAACTATGCTGCTCCTGAG GTTATTTCTGGTAAACTCTATGCTGGCCCTGAAGTAGACATATGGAGCTGTGGGGTTATATTGTATGCACTCTTATGTGGGTATCTTCCATTCGAGAGCGAAAACATCGCCCTTCTTTATCAAAAAATAAAG AATGGAGTTTATAGGAttccaaatttcatatcaCCGGCTGCAAGAAACTTGATATCAAGGATACTTGTAGTTGATCCATTGAGACGAATAACCATTCCTCAAATTCGTCAGCATCCATGGTTTCAAGCTCATCTTCCTCGCTATTTAGCAGTGAAACCAACGGctatcatccaacaatttgAAAAG ATCGATGAGGATGTTCTCCAAAGAGTGGTTCTGATGGGGTTTGACAGGAACACACTGGTTCAATCTATTCAAAATAGAACTCCAAATGAG GGAACTGTCTCCTACTATTTGCTGCTGGGCGATCGGTTCCCTATTTCTGATGGCTATCTTAGTGCCGAGGCTCAAGAATCAATG GAACCGAACCATACGCGTCCAGTTGCTGCCACACTGCCTTCTTTCGAACGTATGAACGATGAAGTTGTGGGCATCACTCCTCAGATTCCCGCTGATGGGAAGTGGGCTCTTGGATTACAG GCTAAAGCAAACCCACGCGATATAATGATAAAAGTGCTTAAAGTACTGCAAGAACTGAATGTGTGTTGGAAGAAGATTGGTGATTACAGTATGAAATGTAAGCTAACAACTGATACTCCAACCCATCACCAACCACTGCCTGCTAATTTTGCATTCAACGAACATTCAATACTTTTGGAGCTCAATAATGTCACCATACTACAAAATGTGGTCAAGTTCGAACTCCAG CTATATAAAATGCCTGAGGAAAAGTACGTGGTTGATCTACAAAAGATCCAAGGCCCTGAGTTTCTATTCTTAAATCTTTGTGCTACCTTCATTTCTCAACTTGGGGTCGATTAA
- the LOC111792650 gene encoding rhodanese-like domain-containing protein 8, chloroplastic has translation MQLPLSLTILDSGNAAAMATITLIHRPTISCTINFSITAIRVPLRHRKWKPRQIAVASSSVTQPNTFLLVSLSNSRPNQEHRRLLPETSEEDFLVVNFYHFVSIEDPEAEVAKHLYFMRDLDIHGRIYLNEQGINAQYSGPSKDVLAYANWLREDPRFSDILVQVSPAINGHAFPKLKLRYKPSLVQLEGDFSHLPLLDPSKRATPLTPSEWRERLETMNRNKDTKYILLDMRNGYEWDIGHFQGAQRPTVDNFRCTSFGLSQTEDAASDPLANADKEKTEVLMYCTGGIRCDVYSTILRERGFQNLYTLKGGVTNYLKDEGIEQWVGNLFVFDSRLSLPPSAYNPEVESSRTPQFSGNNAFARCYICTSKVSQLRHRNCANLDCNLLFLCCKECVEELRGCCCPECTSSPRLRPVLAEPQRYQKWHIYRDFRHEQAS, from the exons ATGCAGCTGCCATTGTCACTGACGATACTGGACAGTGGTAATGCGGCAGCCATGGCTACGATTACTCTTATCCACAGACCAACCATTTCTTGTACAATCAATTTCTCCATTACTGCCATTAGAGTTCCGCTCCGCCACAGGAAATGGAAGCCGAGGCAAATTGCAGTTGCCTCGTCCTCTGTAACTCAACCTAACACCTTTCTTTTGGTATCTCTATCGAACTCACGGCCAAACCAGGAACATCGTCGGCTTCTTCCCGAAACTTCGGAGGAAGATTTTTTAGTCGTTAATTTCTACCATTTTGTGTCCATTGAAGATCCCGAAGCTGAGGTCGCTAAGCATCTCTACTTTATGAGG GATTTGGATATACATGGCCGAATCTACCTGAATGAACAAGGAATTAACGCGCAG TACAGTGGGCCATCAAAAGATGTTCTTGCTTATGCTAACTGGTTAAGAGAAGATCCCAGATTTTCTGATATCCTAGTTCAAGTTTCTCCGGCAATAAATGGGCATGCCTTTCCCAAGCTGAAGTTGCGTTATAAGCCCTCACTTGTACAA TTGGAAGGCGACTTTTCACATCTTCCTTTGCTTGATCCATCAAAGCGAGCAACGCCTTTAACTCCATCTGAGTGGAGAGAAAGGTTGGAAACAATGAATAGGAATAAGGATACaaagtatattttattggATATGAGAAATG GATATGAGTGGGACATTGGTCATTTCCAAGGTGCCCAGCGGCCAACTGTGGACAACTTTAGGTGCACATCATTTGGTTTGTCCCAAACTGAG GATGCTGCTTCTGATCCTTTGGCAAATGCTGACAAAGAGAAGACAGAGGTATTGATGTATTGCACGGGCGGTATCCGTTGTGATGTATATTCGACAATTCTAAG GGAAAGGGGGTTTCAAAACCTTTACACCTTAAAAGGAGGAGTCACTAATTATCTAAAAGATGAAGGTATCGAGCAATGGGTTGGTAATTTGTTCGTGTTCGACTCACGACTCTCACTGCCTCCATCCGCCTACAACCCTGAAGTTGAATCGAGCAGAACCCCTCAATTTTCTGGGAATAATGCTTTTGCCAGATGCTATATCTGTACTTCCAAGGTTTCTCAATTAAGGCACCGAAATTGTGCGAATCTCGACTGCAATCTACTATTTCT ATGCTGTAAAGAGTGTGTGGAGGAGTTGAGAGGATGCTGCTGTCCAGAATGCACAAGTTCACCTCGTCTTAGACCTGTTTTAGCAGAGCCTCAGAGATATCAGAAATGGCACATCTACCGCGACTTTCGACATGAACAGGCTAGCTAA